The genomic interval AGTTGCCAGCTGCAATGGTAGGGAATTTTCTTAATCTGGATATCCTGATTGGGGTATTAATCGCAGTATTGTTTTTACACGAGCAGGTTAGTCTTATTCAGGTAGTTGGCGGCATATTCATCCTTTCAGGATTGATTTTGAGTTCACGAAAAAATAATAAATTACAATGAAGGATCTTGCGAAACGTTTTCCCGAAAATCCACTACTAATGCCTAAAGATATTACACCTAGTGCCCAGGGGCTTCAGGTGATCTGTTTACTCAACCCCGGCGTGTTTATTTTTGGTGGAAAAACCTGGCTGCTGGTCAGGGTAGCAGAAAGTATAAAACAAGTTGAAGGCTGGGCCTTCATTCCTGTTCTCAACGAAGAGGGACATTTAGAGATCATGGAGGTACCACTAAATGACCCGGATCTGATTGCAACAGATGCCAGGATATTTAATTACAAAGGATTAGACTACCTGACTACGGTATCACACTTGCGTTTGCTGAGCAGTCTGGATGGAATAAACTTTTCAGAAGATGTAAACTATCCTGGTCTGTTTGGTAAAGGCAAACTTGAACGTTATGGTATCGAAGATTGCAGGGTTTCACTCGTAGAAGGACTTTATCATCTTACCTACACCGCAGTTTCTGAAAATGGGGTTGGGGTAGGGTTGCAAACTACTACAGACTGGCAGCACTTTGAACGTAAGGGAATGATTTTGCCTCCCCACAATAAAGATGTCGCTATTTTTGAGGAAAAAATTGGCGGTATGTTTTACGCATTACACAGACCAAGCAGTAAAGATATTGGCGGTAATTATATCTGGCTTGCAGAATCCCCTGATGGGCTGCATTGGGGAAATCATCAATGTATTTTGAAAACCCGTGCTGGAATGTGGGACAGTGCAAGGGTTGGCGGTGGTGCATCACCAATTAAAACTGAGCAAGGCTGGCTGGAAATCTATCACGGTGCTACCGCAGAACACCAATATTGTCTGGGTGCATTTTTAATGGATCTGGAAGATCCGTCAATTGTTCTGGCCAGAAGTATTGAGCCAATTATGGTGCCAACAGAAAGCTATGAACTAAGCGGTTTTTTTGGTTTTGTTGTTTTTACCAATGGCCATATAGTTCACGGAGATCATCTGACTATTTATTACGGCGCTGCCGATGAATTTGTATGCGGAGCTGACTTCTCTGTCCGGGAGATTTTGGAGTCATTAAAATGGAACACCTGAGCATCACAATCAAAAGCATTACTCATTAATTTATCTTAATTTATAACTGATTATTTTGTTTATCTTTCTTAGTGAAATAGATTAACAATGATTAGTTTTGTTCTATTAACTATTTATGGAAGATTTCAGGATACTTCAGGGGAAAATTGCTCAATATGAGAAGGAAAACAAAGAGCTGAAACTTCGCTTAGCGGAGTTGAATGACTTTGTGGAGAACGCCTCATTGCCACTACATTGGGTTAACGCTGAAGGAATAATTATTTGGGCTAATCAAGCTGAATTTGTTTCATTAGGTTATACAAAAGAAGAATATATTGGATTTCCTATCAGTAATTTTCATGCAGATCAGGAAGTTATACAAGATATTCTATACCGGCTAACCAACAACCAGACATTGCTTAATTATCCAGCCAGGCTGCGCTGTAAAAATGGTGATATCAAACACGTACTCATCAATTCAAGTGTACTCTGGAAAGAAGATAACTTTGTTCATACCCGGTGTTTTACCAGGGATATTACGCCCCTGATCCACGAACAGGAAAGAAAGGCAGAGCTGATAAATGAGCTGGAACAGAATGAAACCAAGTTAAAAATAGCCATAGAATCCACTAACCTTGGCACATGGGAGTGGGATCCAAAAACAAATATTTTAATCTGGTCAGAAGAATGCAGAAATGTCTTTGGCTATCCTGCTGCTGAACAAATAACTTTTGATGAATTCAGTGAGATGATTTATCCTGAAGACAGATCAAATGTGCTTCAGGCTATGCATGAATCTATTGAATCCGGTAACAGTGAAACGCATCACCTGACTTACAGGATTTACCGTCTGGATAACAACGAAATGCGCTGGATTAAAGTGCAGTGGAGAAGGAGCTTTAAAACAGATCGTTACGCCAGCTTATTAATCGGAACTACACTGGATATCACAGACGTTAAATATGCAGAAGAGAAAAGTGCAAAGTTAGCTGCTATTGTCAATTCAAGCAATGATGCTGTGATCAGTAAAACTTTAAATGGAATCATTACCAGCTGGAACGACTCAGCAGAGCGGACTTTTGGCTATAGTGCGGCAGAAATAATAGGTCAGCCAATACTTAAATTAATACCACCTGACCGCCAGGAAGAAGAAGTCCAGATTCTTTCCCGGTTAAGTAAAGGCGAAAGGGTAAATCATTTTGAAACCAGAAGAATTACTAAATCCGGAAAAACGATCGATGTGTCCCTGACTATATCGCCCGTTAAAGATACGGACGGTAAAATTATCGGGTTATCAAAGATTGCCAGAGATATTACTGAGCGGAAACAAGAAGAGCAGCGGAAAAATGATTTTGTGGCCATGGTGAGCCATGAATTGAAGACTCCTTTAACTGCGCTTACGGGTTATCTGCAGTTATTACTGATGCGTTCAAAAAAAGAAGGGGATGAGTTCAGTATTAAATCATTAATCAGAGCAGAAGCTCAGACCAAAAAAATGATAGCTATGATTCATGATTTTTTGAGTCTGGCAAGAATGGAAGAAGGAAAGCTTCAGATAGAAAGAAGGAAAGTAGAATTACATCCTTTAATGATGGAAATTGCTGAAGATGCTAAATTTTTAACTTCACAGCATACGATAAAACTAATAGACTGTGAGGGAATTATAATCAATGCCGACAGAGACAAAATCGGTCAGGTATTAATGAACCTGGTTAGCAATGCCATTAAATATTCACCTGAAGGAGGCTTAGTTACACTGGGTTGTGAAAAACAAAACGGAAAAGTAAAAATCTATGTCAGCGATCAGGGTATAGGTATAAGCCCTAACGATCAAAAAAGATTGTTTGAACGCTTTTACAGAGTCAATAATAATGGGATAAAAACTGTACCTGGATTCGGTATAGGTTTATATCTTGTTTCAGAGATCCTGCGTTATCATGACAGTGAAATTAGGGTTGAAAGTGAAGAAAAAGCAGGATCAGTATTTTACTTTTATTTACAGACCCTTAGCTGATTAATATAGCCTGTTTATGCTAATGATTCAGCAACCTGATCCATTAAAATCAACGCTGGAGGTTGAGGATTTTTAAAGTAATATGATCTTTCAGGCCGTTAAAGAATTTATTTAATACCTTTTCAAAAACAGGATCACTGTTTGGAATTTCAGAAAATAAAGTCATGCATGATTTCAGTTTCAAATCGTCCGGGCTATCCAGTATCAGGTGTGCATCATTGGTATCCAAATTAAGCAGTGTATGACACATCAAAATCAGCCTTGGACCAAGTACCCGGTGATGCATAAATTCAGTAGCCTCCTGCAGATCCTTTATTCCATAATATTTTGAGATTTCAGTAAAACCCAGACCCTGGATCTGCGGAAAAATATACCACATCCAGTGTGTATGTTTTTTACCATGCTGAATCTCGCCAAGCGCAGTTTGGAATACCCCTTTTTGAGCAGTTATAAATCTTTCCAGGTCGTGTGATTTCATGTTAATTAATGATTTTCGAGGGCTTTAGCTTAGTTTTTCGTTGATTTATTGAGGTATTAAGGTAAACATTTTTTTTTGAAAACTTTTGTTAAATTACAGTGTTGACGCCTAAGTAAACATTAAACCTTTATCTTATGAAAGAAGAAAGTAAAATCGATACCAGGACTGAAACTAACGTATCTCCGTTTGAAGATCCGACAAAGAAATATTTCAAACCTCCATTTAAAGAACAAACACAGCCCTGGCCAGGACTCGCTTCAAAGATGTCACCGGTACCTGACCACGGTGAAAAAAGTTATGTTGGTTCTGGCAGACTCACCGGACGCAAAGTATTGATCACCGGTGGTGACTCTGGTATAGGAAGAGCAGCCGCCATTGCTTATGCCAGAGAAGGTGCTGATGTGGCTATAAACTACCTGCCTGAAGAAGAACCAGATGCTCAGGAGGTTATTGAGCTGATCAAAAAAGCAGGACGTAAAGCAATAGCTATTCCCGGAGATATCAGAACAGAAGAATTTTGCGAAAAGCTTGTTAAAGATGCGGTAAAAGAACTTGGTGGATTAGATATTTTAGTGAACAATGCAGGCAGACAGCAAAGCCATCAGTCTATCCTGGATCTGAGTACAGAGCAGTTTGACTGGACA from Pedobacter sp. WC2423 carries:
- a CDS encoding SDR family oxidoreductase, which produces MKEESKIDTRTETNVSPFEDPTKKYFKPPFKEQTQPWPGLASKMSPVPDHGEKSYVGSGRLTGRKVLITGGDSGIGRAAAIAYAREGADVAINYLPEEEPDAQEVIELIKKAGRKAIAIPGDIRTEEFCEKLVKDAVKELGGLDILVNNAGRQQSHQSILDLSTEQFDWTMKTNIYAPFWITKAALPHLKPGSSIIVTTSVQATDPSPDLFDYAQTKAANTSFVRSMAKQLGPKGIRVNGVSPGPIWTVLQVTGGSTQEKVKQFGKETPLGRPGQPAELASIYVQLAANDASYSTGQIYGAAGGSGQP
- a CDS encoding PAS domain S-box protein, encoding MEDFRILQGKIAQYEKENKELKLRLAELNDFVENASLPLHWVNAEGIIIWANQAEFVSLGYTKEEYIGFPISNFHADQEVIQDILYRLTNNQTLLNYPARLRCKNGDIKHVLINSSVLWKEDNFVHTRCFTRDITPLIHEQERKAELINELEQNETKLKIAIESTNLGTWEWDPKTNILIWSEECRNVFGYPAAEQITFDEFSEMIYPEDRSNVLQAMHESIESGNSETHHLTYRIYRLDNNEMRWIKVQWRRSFKTDRYASLLIGTTLDITDVKYAEEKSAKLAAIVNSSNDAVISKTLNGIITSWNDSAERTFGYSAAEIIGQPILKLIPPDRQEEEVQILSRLSKGERVNHFETRRITKSGKTIDVSLTISPVKDTDGKIIGLSKIARDITERKQEEQRKNDFVAMVSHELKTPLTALTGYLQLLLMRSKKEGDEFSIKSLIRAEAQTKKMIAMIHDFLSLARMEEGKLQIERRKVELHPLMMEIAEDAKFLTSQHTIKLIDCEGIIINADRDKIGQVLMNLVSNAIKYSPEGGLVTLGCEKQNGKVKIYVSDQGIGISPNDQKRLFERFYRVNNNGIKTVPGFGIGLYLVSEILRYHDSEIRVESEEKAGSVFYFYLQTLS
- a CDS encoding glycoside hydrolase family 130 protein — protein: MKDLAKRFPENPLLMPKDITPSAQGLQVICLLNPGVFIFGGKTWLLVRVAESIKQVEGWAFIPVLNEEGHLEIMEVPLNDPDLIATDARIFNYKGLDYLTTVSHLRLLSSLDGINFSEDVNYPGLFGKGKLERYGIEDCRVSLVEGLYHLTYTAVSENGVGVGLQTTTDWQHFERKGMILPPHNKDVAIFEEKIGGMFYALHRPSSKDIGGNYIWLAESPDGLHWGNHQCILKTRAGMWDSARVGGGASPIKTEQGWLEIYHGATAEHQYCLGAFLMDLEDPSIVLARSIEPIMVPTESYELSGFFGFVVFTNGHIVHGDHLTIYYGAADEFVCGADFSVREILESLKWNT
- a CDS encoding DUF1810 domain-containing protein, giving the protein MKSHDLERFITAQKGVFQTALGEIQHGKKHTHWMWYIFPQIQGLGFTEISKYYGIKDLQEATEFMHHRVLGPRLILMCHTLLNLDTNDAHLILDSPDDLKLKSCMTLFSEIPNSDPVFEKVLNKFFNGLKDHITLKILNLQR